A genome region from Rhodopseudomonas boonkerdii includes the following:
- a CDS encoding recombinase family protein produces the protein MTVKKFVAYYRVSTRKQGASGLGLEAQRAAVESYLNGGSWKIVAEFTEVESGRRSDRPALEEALAAARVHQGPLVVAKVDRLTRSVAFLSRLLEAGVDVRFADLPSIEGPTGRFMLQQMASVAELEAGLISSRTKAALAAAKARGTRLGGHRGIKLSKQSQAAGRAAQADRAKQRAIDLAPVLSKLRSEGITSASAMARVLTERGIPTARGGTKWTALQVLRVVARGT, from the coding sequence ATGACCGTGAAGAAGTTCGTCGCCTACTATCGGGTGTCCACGCGCAAGCAGGGCGCATCTGGTCTCGGGCTGGAGGCGCAGCGGGCCGCAGTCGAGAGCTACCTAAACGGCGGATCATGGAAGATCGTCGCGGAGTTCACCGAGGTCGAGAGCGGACGGCGCAGTGATCGCCCGGCACTCGAAGAAGCCCTTGCAGCGGCTCGTGTTCATCAGGGCCCGCTCGTTGTCGCCAAGGTGGACCGTCTCACGCGCTCGGTGGCCTTCCTGTCGAGGCTGCTCGAAGCTGGCGTTGATGTCCGGTTCGCCGATCTACCGTCTATCGAGGGGCCGACCGGTCGCTTCATGCTGCAGCAGATGGCGTCCGTGGCAGAACTGGAAGCCGGTCTGATCTCGTCGCGCACGAAGGCCGCTCTCGCCGCAGCGAAGGCCCGTGGCACGCGTCTCGGTGGTCACCGGGGGATCAAGCTGTCCAAGCAGTCGCAGGCTGCAGGACGCGCCGCACAGGCTGACAGAGCGAAGCAGCGAGCCATCGACCTTGCACCGGTGTTGTCGAAGCTCAGGTCTGAGGGCATCACCTCAGCCAGTGCGATGGCACGAGTATTGACCGAGCGTGGCATCCCGACTGCTCGCGGGGGGACCAAGTGGACGGCACTGCAGGTGCTTCGCGTGGTCGCGAGAGGGACATGA